In Ensifer canadensis, a genomic segment contains:
- a CDS encoding J domain-containing protein codes for MSAMRLDSKYFDRIRTRRKVEPRAEPAAPTCQWDGCDKKGVHRAPVGRNAEGQYFMFCFEHVKEYNKGYNYFSGLSDSEVARYQKEAVTGHRPTWTVGVNKNAKNSPTQSQTRSGSAGAQARMRDPFGFVSEAKARAGRPEPRQRKLKTLEAKAYETLGLSASATASDIKAAYKDLVKKHHPDANGGDRGSEERFRAVIQAYQLLKQAGFC; via the coding sequence ATGAGCGCCATGAGACTCGATTCAAAATACTTCGATCGCATTCGGACACGGCGCAAGGTCGAGCCGCGCGCAGAGCCGGCCGCCCCCACCTGTCAGTGGGACGGCTGCGACAAGAAGGGCGTTCATCGCGCACCCGTCGGCCGCAACGCCGAGGGGCAGTATTTCATGTTCTGCTTCGAGCATGTGAAGGAATACAACAAGGGCTACAACTACTTCTCCGGTCTGTCCGACAGCGAAGTCGCGCGCTATCAGAAGGAAGCGGTGACCGGGCATCGTCCGACTTGGACGGTCGGCGTCAACAAGAATGCCAAGAATAGTCCGACCCAATCGCAGACCCGTTCGGGCTCTGCCGGGGCGCAGGCGCGCATGCGCGATCCCTTCGGGTTCGTCAGTGAGGCAAAAGCGCGCGCCGGCCGTCCTGAGCCGCGCCAGCGCAAGCTGAAGACGCTCGAAGCCAAGGCCTATGAAACGCTCGGCCTTAGCGCTTCGGCGACAGCCAGCGATATCAAGGCGGCCTACAAGGATCTGGTCAAGAAACACCACCCTGATGCCAATGGCGGGGACAGGGGATCGGAGGAGCGTTTTCGCGCAGTAATTCAAGCCTACCAATTGTTAAAACAGGCTGGTTTCTGCTAA
- a CDS encoding BolA family protein — protein MSLRDTIEQKLTEAFHPERLAVINESHLHAGHQPDFDGGGETHMRVRIVADAFAGMSRVARHRAINDLLKPELDAGLHALAVEPAAPGEPTRW, from the coding sequence ATGTCGCTGCGGGACACGATCGAACAGAAATTGACCGAAGCCTTCCACCCCGAACGGCTGGCCGTGATCAACGAGAGCCACCTGCATGCGGGTCATCAACCTGATTTCGACGGCGGCGGCGAAACCCACATGCGGGTCCGCATCGTTGCCGACGCCTTTGCCGGCATGAGCCGAGTGGCGCGCCATCGCGCCATCAACGACCTGTTGAAGCCCGAACTCGACGCCGGCCTGCACGCGCTGGCCGTCGAGCCTGCAGCCCCCGGTGAGCCGACGCGCTGGTAG
- a CDS encoding HlyC/CorC family transporter yields the protein MTGEAFLAFLGEYWLSIAAVFCLLLFSAFFSGSETALTAASRSRMHSLENNGDERAGIVNRLIERRDRLIGALLIGNNLVNILASSLTTSLLIGLLGNSGVAIATVVMTVLLVIFSEVLPKSWAIASPDRFALAVAPLVRPFVAVAGPLSSLVNGIVRRILFLFGVNLSSDMSMLSAHDELRGAVDLLHREGSVIKADRDRLGGVLDLGELEISDIMIHRTNMRAINADDPPEICVRDILQSPFTRLPLWRSSTDNIIGVVHSKDLLRALAEPDVEPENLDIVKIAQKPWFVPDTTNLKDQLNAFLRRKLHLAIVVDEYGQVQGLVTLEDILEEIVGDIADEHDLDIQGVRQEADGSIVVDGSVPIRDLNRALDWSLPDEEATTVAGLVIHESKSIPEERQAFTFHGKRFIVMKRVKNRITKLRIRPAEDQTPIG from the coding sequence ATGACCGGCGAAGCATTCCTGGCATTTCTCGGCGAATACTGGCTGTCGATTGCCGCGGTCTTCTGCCTGCTATTGTTTTCCGCTTTCTTTTCGGGCTCCGAAACGGCTCTGACTGCGGCTTCGCGCTCGCGCATGCATTCGCTTGAGAACAATGGCGACGAGCGGGCGGGTATCGTCAATCGCCTGATCGAGCGCCGCGATCGGCTGATCGGCGCGCTTTTGATCGGCAACAACCTCGTCAACATTCTCGCCTCGTCCTTGACGACGAGCCTGTTGATCGGCCTGCTCGGCAATTCGGGCGTGGCGATCGCCACGGTCGTCATGACCGTGCTGTTGGTAATTTTTTCCGAAGTGCTGCCGAAGAGTTGGGCGATTGCGTCGCCGGATCGCTTTGCACTTGCCGTCGCGCCGCTGGTTCGCCCCTTCGTCGCCGTGGCCGGGCCGCTGTCGAGCCTTGTCAACGGCATCGTGCGGCGCATCCTGTTTCTCTTCGGCGTCAACCTTTCGTCCGACATGTCGATGCTTTCGGCGCATGACGAGCTGCGCGGCGCAGTCGACCTGCTGCACCGCGAAGGCTCGGTCATCAAGGCCGACCGGGATCGGCTCGGCGGCGTGCTCGATCTCGGGGAACTCGAGATTTCCGACATCATGATCCACCGCACCAATATGCGGGCGATCAACGCCGACGATCCGCCTGAAATCTGCGTGCGCGATATCCTGCAGAGCCCGTTCACGCGCCTGCCGCTGTGGCGGAGCTCCACCGACAACATCATCGGGGTGGTGCATTCGAAAGATCTGCTGCGCGCGCTTGCCGAGCCGGATGTCGAGCCGGAAAACCTCGACATCGTCAAGATCGCGCAGAAACCCTGGTTCGTCCCCGACACGACCAACCTCAAGGACCAGCTCAACGCCTTCCTGCGCCGCAAGCTGCATCTTGCTATCGTCGTCGACGAATACGGTCAGGTTCAGGGACTGGTGACGCTGGAGGATATTCTGGAGGAGATCGTCGGTGATATCGCCGACGAGCACGATCTCGATATCCAGGGTGTTCGCCAGGAGGCAGACGGGTCCATCGTGGTCGACGGCTCGGTGCCGATCCGTGACCTCAACCGTGCGCTCGACTGGTCACTGCCGGATGAGGAAGCGACGACGGTCGCCGGTTTGGTGATCCACGAGTCGAAAAGCATCCCGGAGGAGCGCCAGGCCTTCACCTTCCATGGCAAGCGCTTCATCGTGATGAAGCGGGTGAAGAACCGGATCACGAAACTCAGGATCCGCCCGGCCGAGGACCAGACGCCGATCGGCTGA